A region from the [Chlorobium] sp. 445 genome encodes:
- a CDS encoding 2-phosphosulfolactate phosphatase, with protein MRERHAVVIDVLRASTTIITALQNGAKEVIAFSDIAQARAAMEEHNAEKPLLCGERYGKIIEGFDLGNSPEEFSEEVVSGKTLFFCTTNGTRALLKAKAAKTILLAAFINLSIVKEFLVKPENIEYNLAIICSGKENRFSLEDALCAGLLVDKLLADKKAQVMSISDSALAARILYEKFRGNELAALKESDHGRYLTSIGFAKDIELAAKLDITQALPILEENALRLYKLETKKFKRVD; from the coding sequence CTGCGCGAACGGCATGCCGTTGTAATAGATGTGCTGCGCGCAAGTACGACCATTATCACAGCGCTGCAGAACGGCGCAAAGGAAGTCATTGCCTTCTCAGACATTGCTCAAGCACGCGCGGCGATGGAGGAGCACAATGCCGAAAAACCCTTGCTCTGCGGAGAGCGATATGGAAAAATCATTGAAGGCTTTGACCTAGGTAATTCTCCTGAAGAATTTTCAGAAGAAGTCGTTTCTGGCAAGACACTTTTCTTTTGCACCACGAATGGTACGCGCGCATTGCTTAAAGCAAAAGCTGCAAAAACTATACTACTTGCTGCCTTCATCAATCTTTCAATCGTAAAGGAATTTCTTGTCAAGCCAGAAAATATCGAGTACAATTTAGCAATCATCTGCTCTGGCAAAGAAAATCGTTTCTCGCTGGAAGATGCGCTCTGCGCTGGATTGCTGGTCGATAAACTGCTTGCCGACAAAAAAGCGCAGGTGATGTCCATCTCGGATTCAGCACTAGCAGCGCGCATTCTCTACGAAAAATTTCGCGGCAATGAACTGGCGGCGCTCAAAGAAAGCGATCATGGCAGATACTTGACGTCGATTGGATTTGCAAAGGATATCGAACTTGCCGCAAAGTTGGACATCACACAAGCCTTGCCGATTCTGGAAGAAAATGCGCTGCGTCTCTATAAACTTGAGACCAAAAAATTCAAGCGCGTTGATTAA